GCTGGCAAGTATGACGTGATCTTTGGTGGAGCTAGGCGTGATGAAGAACAGTCGAGAGCCAAGGAGCGCGTTTTCTCGGTGCGCAACGAGCAACATCATTGGGATCCACGCAACCAACGGCCAGAACTATGGAATTTATACAACACGAACATCATGCCAAACCATAGCCTGCGAGTATTTCCGCTGTCCAACTGGACGGAGCTCGATATTTGGTTCTACATATTGCGAGAAAATATTCAGATAGTACCTTTGTATCTTGCGGCCGAGCGACCTACAGTCGAACGTGACCAGACATTGCTTATGATTGATGATGATCGATTCCGTTTGACAGACGGCGAAAGTATCACTAAGAAGATGGTGCGTTTCCGGACACTCGGTTGTTATCCTTTGTCTGGTGCAGTCGAGTCCAACGCTGTAAGTGTGAAGGAGATCATCCAGGAATTGCTGACAGCTTCGACCTCTGAGCGTCAGGGTCGGGTCATCGACCATGATTCGGCGGATTCCATGGAGCGTAAACGGCAGGAGGGCTATTTCTAGAATGCCAGATATTGCCAGAAATCA
The sequence above is a segment of the Ferrimicrobium sp. genome. Coding sequences within it:
- the cysD gene encoding sulfate adenylyltransferase subunit CysD is translated as MPTRLRHLDFLESESIHIIREAVSSARNPVMLYSIGKDSSVLLHLLLKSFAPSTPQVPLLHIDSTWEFQDMYRFRDEIPERTGLRLIVHQNPLCIELGINPFDHGSAVHTDLWRTQGLKQALDAGKYDVIFGGARRDEEQSRAKERVFSVRNEQHHWDPRNQRPELWNLYNTNIMPNHSLRVFPLSNWTELDIWFYILRENIQIVPLYLAAERPTVERDQTLLMIDDDRFRLTDGESITKKMVRFRTLGCYPLSGAVESNAVSVKEIIQELLTASTSERQGRVIDHDSADSMERKRQEGYF